The nucleotide sequence AAATTTGGAAATCACTATCATCTATTACTGGAGTTTCTGGATCATTCACTGTTACATTTATGGCAGCAGTTTCAGATTCACATCCAGAAGCATTCATTTGAGTGGCATAATATGTTCCAGAAGTTAGTACATCAGTAGCATCTAACATATCCTCATCTTCAGCTTCAGCTTCTGAGTAATAAGTAACACCATTTCCAGTAACAGCCAAATCAGCTACGGTAGCACCATCAATAGCACAAAAGCTTAGATCTGTTACACTAGGCGCATCCGGAAGTTCATTTACTGTTATCGTTAGAGTAGCATTTTCATTACCACATTCATTAATAGTTGTTACTGTGTAAGTAAATATGAAGTCACCTGCTGCGCTTGGATCAAATTCCGTAACTGTAGCGTTGTTTTCATTTGTGAAATTACCACCGTTCGTAGCATCTGCGCTTAAATAGTCTGCTAAAATAATGGTTTCATCATTTGCACAAACAACCACAGTCATATTCTCACCTGCAGTCACTGTTTCTAAAACCGTAACCGTAAAAGTGGTAGAAAGTGGACCATCAACACATGGGGCAGTCTCATCTAATGAATAGGTTATTTCGTAGTCACCAGGTGTTGTTTCGTTGAATAAACCATTTGCATATCCCTCAAAAGTACCTGTGTTATTTACACCGTCTTCTAAAATACTGTAAAGATCAGTTTCTACGTTTGAACAAAAAGTTTGGTCTTGAATTTCACCAATACTGTCTGTGCTAAACACATTGATAGTAAAACTAGCTGAATCAGAAGTACCAGTATTCACACAAGGATCACCTTCATCAACCGTATAAGTTACTGTGTAAGCACCAGCTTCTGTTGCTGTAAACATTCCGTCAGTTACTCCATCTCCAGTGAAGTCACCAGAAGTAAGCGCATCTTCACTTAAGTAAGTAAATAAGTCAATTGTCTGGTCTACACAAGATGTAAACTCTATATCCTCACCAGCGTTTGCATCAGCAAGCGTATTTACAGTAATTGTAAAAGTAGCCGAATCAGAAGTACCTGCATTTACACAAGAATCATCTTCATCTATAGTATAAGTTACAGTGTAGTTTCCAGCAGTAGTAGCCATGAACATTCCATCAGTTACTCCATCTCCAGTGAACTCCCCAGAAGTGATGGCATCGTCAGAAAGGTAAGCTACAAGATCGATAGACTCATTAACACAAGCATCGAAATCCATATCCTCACCAGCATTTGCATCAGCAGGCGTATTTACAGTAATTGTAAAGGTAGCTGAATCAGAAGTACCTGCATTTACACAAGAATCATCTTCATCTATAGTATAAGTTACAGTGTAGTTTCCAGCAGTAGTAGCCATGAACATTCCGTCAGTTACTCCATCTCCAGTGAACTCCCCAGAAGTGATGGCATCGTCAGAAAGATAAGCTACAAGATCGATAGACTCATTAACACAAGCATCGAAATCCATATCCTCACCAGCGTTTGCATCAGCAGGCGTATTTACAGTAATTGTAAAAGTAGCCGAATCAGAAGTACCTGCATTTACACAAGAATCATCTTCATCTATAGTATAAGTTACAGTGTAGTTTCCAGCAGTAGTAGCCATGAACATTCCATCAGTTACTCCATCTCCAGTGAACTCCCCAGAAGTGATGGCATCGTCAGAAAGGTAAGCTACAAGATCGATAGACTCATTAACACAAGCATCGAAATCCATATCCTCACCAGCATTTGCATCAGCAGGCGTATTTACAGTAATTGTAAAGGTAGCTGAATCAGAAGTACCTGCATTTACACAAGAATCATCTTCATCTATAGTATAAGTTACAGTGTAGTTTCCAGCAGTAGTAGCCATGAACATTCCGTCAGTTACTCCATCTCCAGTGAACTCCCCAGAAGTGATGGCATCGTCAGAAAGATAAGCTACAAGATCGATAGACTCATTAACACAAGCATCGAAATCCATATCCTCACCAGCGTTTGCATCAGCAGGCGTATTTACAGTAATTGTAAAAGTAGCCGAATCAGATCCACTAGTAATACAACTGTTAGTGCTATTTACAGTATAAGTAATAGTATAATCACCCGCTGTAGACACAGAGAATTGTGTTCCAGAAACGCCGTTTCCTGCAAAAGTACCTGTAGTAATAGCATCACTACTTAGGTAATCAGTAAGTTCGATAGTATCATTAATACAAACATCGAAAGAATTGTCATCTCCAGCTTCAGGTGTTGCTGCTGGTGTTATAGTTACGTCAAATTCTGTGTCGTCTGATACACAAGAACCATTTGTGGCAACAGCATAATAGGTTCCCGTAGCTAGTGGAGTAGTAGGCTCAAGTTCGGTTGTTAAAGCTGCATCATCGTATACAGCAACGGTAGCATCAGTTCCTAAATCAGCAACTGTAGCATTGTCATTTTCACAGAATGTTTGGCTTGCAATGATAGGAGCATCTGGCTGCTCAGAAATTGTAACCTCGAAGTCAGTAGTTTCAGAAGTACAAGATCCGTCATTAGCAACTGCGAAATAAGTTCCATCTTGTAGGACAGTTGAAGGAGTAAGTTCTGTAGTTAAAGCTGCATCATCATAAATAGAAACATTTGCATCTGTACCTAGATCGGCTACAGTAGCATTATCTGTTTCACAAAATTCTACATCAGCAATTACTGGAGCGTCTGGTTGCTCAGTTACTGTTATTGTGAAGGTAGCTTCGTCAGAAGTACATTCATCTTCAACGGAGTAAATAACAGTATAATCTCCATCAGCATAATTTGACGGATCAAATTGACCATTAAGATCTGTTCCATTTAGTGTGAAAGTCCCATCTGTATCAGCATCAACAGAAATAAGAGTTGATAAGTCAAGAGCAGCTTCAATAGAACATAATGCAGCGGTATTGTCATCACCAGCATTAACAGGCTCTATAACAGTTACGGTAACTTCAAATCTATCTTCACTCTCTGTTGGAGGTAAAGGAGACCCCACGTTGTTAATAACCTGAGTAGCATAATAAGTTTCTCCATCTACCAATATTACGTCATCATCCAAGGCAGGATTAGAAGTCGCAGTGCTGTACCAACGAATTGCCTGAGTATTTGCGCTAGTGCCATTGGCTACTAGATCTGCAACTGTTGCCTCCGGGCAAAAAGTTTGCTGAGCATCTCCTGTTGGAGCTTCTGCGATTATAGGATCGTATCTAATAGCCAATCTTTCAGAAGGACATACATTACCTGTCTGTCCTACCCAATATGAATTTTCAGCAATTAAAGTAGTGTTCCCTGGAAGTGAATTGGTATCATATTGATCTGCGAATACAACCAAAGTCATTCCTGGGTTGTCGTCTACCAAAGTCGAAATTAAATCATCCACATCAAAAGAATCTGCTGAAGATCCAAGAGTAGGTGAAAAGGTAGTTCCGTATCCAGAAACTGGAGCGGGAGCTGAGTTAACTGTTGTTGTAACAGCTATTCTTGAAGTGCAATCTCCATCGGCATTGCCTACAAAGTAAGTTGCTCCATTTTCCAGTAGTTCATTACTAGGAATAGGATTCTCAGAATCTTGAGTTCTGTAAACTGTAGTTCCATCAGTTTCTATTTCTCCTACAGTTTGTAGGTAACAGAAAGTCTGATTTTGGTCGGTATTTGCCGCTGTTGGACAACCAGCTTGCTGGCCATGCATCGACAAACCTCCCATAAATAATACAAAGGATAATAGGAACAATTTAGTTCCCCTAATCCTCAAAGTAAAATTTTGCATAGGCTAGGTGTTAAATTCGAATAATTATAATTAAAAAATAAAATATTTATAGCGCAAATATTGTAATAATTTTTAACATGCAGATGGAAATAATGCCCATATTTAGGAATTATTAGTATTTTTCCCCTTAATAAGGAAAAACTGTTAAAACTATTTGCAAAGAAATCTTAAAATACTAATGCATAATCTTAAAAAAATTAACGTTTGCAGGTAAAAACTCTTTTTAAAATCATTTTTTGTGTACTTTTTAGTTGTAAAACCGATGCGCAATCTAGTCACGAAATAAAAATAACTGAAAATTTTATACAAAATTATGAATTGGGAAAAGCAAGAACTTATGTTAATCAAAATTTCAAATTTACTGAGGCAGGGAAACTCTATTTAGGCGATATATCCAGTCATCTTAAAGAATGGAATAATGCTATTGGATATTATGAAAGTTTAATTGAACGCAAACCTAATTCTGCCCTATATCATTTTAAAGCTGGCGGAGCGATGGGCATGAAAGCTATCGAAATCAATAAATTTCAAGCTGCTTTTCTAATTCCCAAAGTGAAAGAGCATTTCGAAAAAGCGGCATCTTTAGATCCCAATCACGTAGAAACTAAGAGAGCTTTGTCCGAATTATATTTACAACTTCCTGCTGTTCTGGGTGGTAGTTTAGAAAAAGGATTAGCAAATGCTAAAAGTTTAAAAAATCTCAGTAAGCTTGATTATTACATAGCTATGGCTTCAGTCTGTAATTATAAGGATGAAAATCAAAAAGCCAAAAGATATATAAAAGATGGTATTGCTAAATTGAAAGCTCAACCTTCCTTGGTATTACGTAATTATCTCTATTTTGAATTTGCTCAGGATGGACTTCGTTATGGTGTTCCGGTAACTGAAGTAGATTTTTTGATGAAGAACTATATAGAAGGATTTAATTATTTGGATCTAAAAACACCTGCGGAAGCTTACTTAAAGCTTGCTCAGATTTCCGAAAAAAGAGACGATAAGTCTACTGCGCTCTATTATATCAATAAATCTTTAAAAAATGATAGTAAATCGAAATTAGCTTTAGAATTAAAAGAAGATATTCAGGATATGTGAAGTAGAACTTCGTGTTTAAAAAAGCAATAATTACATTTGCTGAAAATAGATTCGATGAACATTCATTTTATAGCTATAGGAGGTAGTGCAATGCATGCTTTGGCTATAGCACTTCATAATAAAGGATTTCAGATTTCAGGTAGTGACGATGCTATATTTGAACCTTCAAAATCTTCACTTCAGCAAAATGGTTTACTTCCAGATAAGTTTGGTTGGTTTCCGCAGAAAATTACAAAAGACTTAGATGCAGTAGTTTTAGGGATGCATGCTAGAGAAGATAATCCTGAGCTACTACAAGCTAAAGAATTAGGCGTTAAAATTTATTCTTACCCAGAGTTTATTTTTGAACAATCTAAAACAAAAACGCGCGTAGTAATTGGTGGTTCTCACGGTAAGACCACAATCACGAGTATGATCTTGCATGTGATGCATTATCACGATCGAGAAGTAGATTACTTGGTAGGAGCTCAATTAGACGGCCTGGACAATACGATTAAACTGAATGATCAAAATGATTTTATAGTTATCGAAGGTGATGAGTACTTATCTTCACCAATCGATCGCCGACCAAAATTTCATTTATACGAGCCCAATATTGCTTTACTAAGCGGTATTGCGTGGGATCATATTAACGTATTTCCTACTTACGAGAATTACTTGGAGCAGTTTAG is from Zunongwangia endophytica and encodes:
- a CDS encoding gliding motility-associated C-terminal domain-containing protein, coding for MQNFTLRIRGTKLFLLSFVLFMGGLSMHGQQAGCPTAANTDQNQTFCYLQTVGEIETDGTTVYRTQDSENPIPSNELLENGATYFVGNADGDCTSRIAVTTTVNSAPAPVSGYGTTFSPTLGSSADSFDVDDLISTLVDDNPGMTLVVFADQYDTNSLPGNTTLIAENSYWVGQTGNVCPSERLAIRYDPIIAEAPTGDAQQTFCPEATVADLVANGTSANTQAIRWYSTATSNPALDDDVILVDGETYYATQVINNVGSPLPPTESEDRFEVTVTVIEPVNAGDDNTAALCSIEAALDLSTLISVDADTDGTFTLNGTDLNGQFDPSNYADGDYTVIYSVEDECTSDEATFTITVTEQPDAPVIADVEFCETDNATVADLGTDANVSIYDDAALTTELTPSTVLQDGTYFAVANDGSCTSETTDFEVTISEQPDAPIIASQTFCENDNATVADLGTDATVAVYDDAALTTELEPTTPLATGTYYAVATNGSCVSDDTEFDVTITPAATPEAGDDNSFDVCINDTIELTDYLSSDAITTGTFAGNGVSGTQFSVSTAGDYTITYTVNSTNSCITSGSDSATFTITVNTPADANAGEDMDFDACVNESIDLVAYLSDDAITSGEFTGDGVTDGMFMATTAGNYTVTYTIDEDDSCVNAGTSDSATFTITVNTPADANAGEDMDFDACVNESIDLVAYLSDDAITSGEFTGDGVTDGMFMATTAGNYTVTYTIDEDDSCVNAGTSDSATFTITVNTPADANAGEDMDFDACVNESIDLVAYLSDDAITSGEFTGDGVTDGMFMATTAGNYTVTYTIDEDDSCVNAGTSDSATFTITVNTPADANAGEDMDFDACVNESIDLVAYLSDDAITSGEFTGDGVTDGMFMATTAGNYTVTYTIDEDDSCVNAGTSDSATFTITVNTLADANAGEDIEFTSCVDQTIDLFTYLSEDALTSGDFTGDGVTDGMFTATEAGAYTVTYTVDEGDPCVNTGTSDSASFTINVFSTDSIGEIQDQTFCSNVETDLYSILEDGVNNTGTFEGYANGLFNETTPGDYEITYSLDETAPCVDGPLSTTFTVTVLETVTAGENMTVVVCANDETIILADYLSADATNGGNFTNENNATVTEFDPSAAGDFIFTYTVTTINECGNENATLTITVNELPDAPSVTDLSFCAIDGATVADLAVTGNGVTYYSEAEAEDEDMLDATDVLTSGTYYATQMNASGCESETAAINVTVNDPETPVIDDSDFQICEFDERTISYLTDGITSGGEITWYDSEEGGQALSEGLLLEDGMTYYASTFDSATGCESAIRRAYTVNFTDCELIFQEGISPNGDGMNDTFDIQYLADEYPNYVIEIYNRWGNMVYKGNTSTPNWDGTSTESSVGDNVLPVGVYFYVIEFNDGATPAKQGRVYLSR
- a CDS encoding tetratricopeptide repeat protein, with the translated sequence MQVKTLFKIIFCVLFSCKTDAQSSHEIKITENFIQNYELGKARTYVNQNFKFTEAGKLYLGDISSHLKEWNNAIGYYESLIERKPNSALYHFKAGGAMGMKAIEINKFQAAFLIPKVKEHFEKAASLDPNHVETKRALSELYLQLPAVLGGSLEKGLANAKSLKNLSKLDYYIAMASVCNYKDENQKAKRYIKDGIAKLKAQPSLVLRNYLYFEFAQDGLRYGVPVTEVDFLMKNYIEGFNYLDLKTPAEAYLKLAQISEKRDDKSTALYYINKSLKNDSKSKLALELKEDIQDM